Part of the Herpetosiphonaceae bacterium genome is shown below.
TCAAGCGCCGTACACCAATCAGGTCGCTCAAGGTATTTCACAGCTTGCTCAGGTTCGCGCCGCGATCGAAGAGGCGGCAGAGGTTTTTGGCCGTAAGGATGAGGCTGGCCGCACGCCGATTGTGGTGGTGCCCAGGCGTCAGAATCGTATCCGCTGGGGCCTGGTCATCTTCGGCGGCTTCGTGATTCTGTTTGGATTCTTTGCCGCAGGCGTGACGAGCCGTGGCTTCGTGGGCGCGCTCGGCTTCTTCTTCGGCGCTCTGCTGATCCTGGCTGGCCTGCTGCGCTCGCTATATATCCAGGTGCCCGAAGGCGTCAACGCGCTGCTGGCGCGCGGCGGCAAGCATATCGGCGTGGTTGGCGCGGGCCTGCACTTCATCCAGCCGTGGGTGGTCGTCTCCCATCTGGTGACGCGCCGTGAGATCCCCTATGATGCGCCGGTCAAGGAAGCGCCGACCAAAGATAACGTGCGGGCGGCGGTCGATACGTCGATCACCTTCATGGTGACAGACCCGTACCGCTTCGTGTACGGTATCTCGGCCAGCGGCTTCGATCAGGTCTTCCAGGCGGCCTGTCAGGACGCGATCCGCTCGATGGTGCGTCTGGTCACGTCGGAGCAGGTCAACGATCTGGCGCGGCAGGAAACCGCAGGGCTGCGCGAGTCGCTGAATGCGGACGTGGAGCAGTACGGCGTGACGATTGCCAAGATCAATATTACGGACGCTCGACCGCCCGCCGAGTTTTTACAGTCGCAGGAGGCGCGGCAGTTGGCAGTGCTTCAGCGCGCCGAACAGTCGGAGAAGCAAGCGCTGGCGCAGCGTCGGCAGGCCGATCAGGAGGCGCTGGCCCGTCAGCAAGTCGTAGCGCGCGTCGAGCGTGAGCGCGAGGAGCTGCAGGTGCAGGTGCAGCAGGCTGAGGCGCGGCGGCGCATCGCCGAGCTGGAGGCCGAGGCCGAGATGATGCGCCTGACACGGCTGGAAGAGACGATGCGCAATAATCCGCACGCGGCGCAGCGCGAGATCGAGATGGCACGGCTTGACGTAGCCCGCTCGCTGGCCGGAAACAGCCGCGCCGTGCTGCAAGTCGGCAGCGCCGATGAGATGGTCCGCGCGTTTGTCATGCGCGATATGCTGCACGACATTCATACGCAGGCTAACGGCGTGCGGCAAGGCGACGGGCAGACCCAGGAGGAGCGCCCGGCGGTGTAACGAGGCGGGTAGCTCCATAGTCTGATCGAAAGGGCACGCATACCGTGCCCTTTCTTGTTCTCATACGCTGGTTGCAAGGCTGATCAGCAGCGGATTTAAGATTCGCTCGTATGCTCCGGCTGCTCGGTTTTCTTGACGATCGTATAGCCCGTGACCGCGCTTCGTCCGCCGCTGTAGTGCGTCCACTGCCACTGAACATCCTCGTCTTCGTCAAGCTCAACGCTAATCACGGCCGGAGCGGGTGCGGCGTTATCAGGCTGCGGCGCGAAGACCGTCCGTTTCTTCGGCTGCTGCTCATTCTGATCGCTCTGTGGCTCGCTGTGATCGATCCTGATCTCCTTGCTGCGCTCAGATTTCGGCTCGCTACACCGATTGTACACGAGTGCGCAAATAGCCAGCCCGGCGCGCAGCAGCACTCGATCGTTCAGGCATACACGATCGAGCAACAGGTTGCATCTGCTTGTAACGTATACATCTGTGGTTGCGATTCCTTTCTGAATCATGACTCTGGGTTACTATTGATCATATAATTACCAGCTTATACTATAGAGAATAGCCTCCCCGGATCAGCTTTCATAGAATAGAAAGTGGAGAATCCTGTGCTTGATACTCAAATTAGCCGTCTCACACAGCTTGGCCTGAATGTGTACGAAGCGAAGGCATACGCGGCGCTGCTTGGCAAAGAAAGCTTTACCGCAACGCAGGTCGCCGATATTTCGGGCGTGCCTCGCCAGCGCATCTACGACATTCTAGCCAGTCTGGTCGAGCGTGGTCTGGCGATCAGTCGGCCCGGAAAGCATGGCACGAAGTACGCCGCAGTTGCTCCCAAGCTGGCGCTGCACGCGCTGCTTGAGCAGGAGCAGCAGCGCTTGAGTCGTCTGGAAACGATCACCAACGAGCTGGTCGATGAGCTGGGCAATCAGTACCTCGAGGGCAAGGAAGAGAGCAGCCCGCTCGAATATATCGAGGTGCTGCGCGGGCGCACGGCGATCAATCAGCGCTTTGCCGAGATCCAGCAGAACTGCCAGCGCGAGATCCTGATCTTCACCAAGCCGCCCTACGCCCGCCCGCCGCAGGAGAACGTGGAGGGTCTGGAGACGCTCAAGCGGCATATTCGCGCCTGCTCGATCTATGAGTACAGCGTGCTACAGAATGAGGAGACGCGCCAGGCGGTCGATTTCTTTATCCGGCATGGCGAGGAGGCGCGCTTCGTCGAGCACCTGCCGCTGAAGCTGGTGATCGTCGATGAGGAGATCGTGATGTTCGCGATGGAAGACCCGATCGCTGGACGAACCGACCTCACGATTTTGCTGATCGAGCATAAGCAGCTTGCCAGGCTGGTCAAGATTGCGTTTGAAACGCTCTGGGGTCGCGGCGAAACGTTTGACGCCGCCTGCGCGCGGCTTGAGCTGTCGGTCGAGCGCTAAGCCGCTGGATTCTGGTCGCGGTTACGTGTTCAGCCGAATACGTCTGGCGTCGAGGGCAGCGCAAGCGGCAGAACCAACGTTGAAAGATAAGCGTATGCAGCAAGATCAACAGCCGATCGTGATTCGTCCGGTGCGCGCCGAGGACGCCGAGGCGATCGCGCAGATCACGCGCGAGGCCGGCGTGATCGAGACGATTTTAGCGCTGCCGAGCGACCGCGTTGCACAGCGTGAGCAGGCGCTGGCCCGTCTGGGCGACGACGAGCATTATTTTGTTGCCGAGGTTGCCGGGCAGGTGCTTGGGCTGGCGGGCTTGAGCGTAGGCCGTGGACGGCTGCGGCATAGCGGACATGTCTTTTTGTTCGTGTCACAGGCGCTTCATGGCCGGGGTATCGGGACGCGGCTGATGGAAGCGCTGCTCGATCTGGCGGATAACTGGCTCCTGCTGCGGCGCGTCGAGCTTACGGTGTTTGCGGAAAACGAGCGGGCGCGGCGGCTCTATGAGCGCCTGGGCTTTGTGGTCGAGGGGCGACGCAAGATGAGCGTGATCTCACAGGGCGAGCTAAAAGACGAGTTTCTGATGGCGCGCTATCGCTGATTGGCTGCTGCGGCAGGTTTGTATCTCCGAGCCGATGCAATGGCCCTGTTTATGCTAGAAGATCCTCGTTGACACCACTATTTATGGTGTTTATAATTCAGGTACCTGAATGCATCTCATGGGTGTTCGGGGAACCTTTTCGGGAATGAAATCTCCTGCGTCGGCTCAGGGTCGGGAATGGTTGAAGGACGCCCCACACGCTGACCTGTCGACGCGATAAGGATCTTCTGTATGCTCCGCCTGTCTCGCCTGCTCAGCCTCGTCTTGATTGGATTGCTCGTCCTGGCCTCGTTGGCAGCCCCTCATCCCAGCCGCGCCACGACGGCGATTATCGATCCGCTGCTGGCGCAAACGCTCCAATCCACCGCGCCGGATACACCTGTGTCCGTGATTGTCACCTTTGAAAGTCAGCCTACGACAACGGATCTATCGCGCCTGATCGCGATCGGTGCCTCGGTCGCGCCGCTGCGCCATCTGCCAATGGCGGGAGTGCTGGCGACGCCCGCGCAGATCGATCTGATCGCGCAGCTCAGCGGCGTGCGATCGGTGTACGCGAACCAGCGGCTGCAATACTTCTTGCGCGAGAGCGTGACGACGATCGGAGCGCCCGGCGTCTGGGCCGACTACGGCTACCGGGGCGAGGGCGTCGGCATCGCCGTGCTGGATACCGGCATCGACGGCCTGCATCCTGATTTGCAGTACGGCCCCAAGACCGTCGAGAACGTCAAGTTTCTGGGCTTGCAGTACGCCGCCGGCCAGGATCTCGACACGCTCAATCTGCCGGTCGCATACGTCGAGGATCAGCGCAACACCGATACTACCGGCGGTCACGGCACGCATGTCGCGGGCATTATCGGGGCGTCGGGCGCTGCCAGCGGCGGCTACTACCAGGGCGTCGCGCCGCGCTCGAATCTGATCGGCCTGGGTGTCGGCGACACGATCGAGATCTTTACCGCGCTGGCTGGCTTCGACTGGGCGATCGAGCATAAAGAGCAGTACAACATTCGGGTGGTCAACTGTAGCTGGGGCAATATCATCCCCGGCTTCGATCCGAACAACCCGGTCAACGTCGCGACCAGGCGTGTCCACGATGCGGGAATAACAGTCGTGTTCGCCTCCGGCAACTCCGGCTCCAACACCGATACGCTCAATACCTACAGCGTCGCGCCGTGGGTCATCGGCGTGGCGGCGGGCGATAAGGATGGCCGTAACGTCTCGTTCTTCTCGTCGCGCGGCATTCCCGGCAGCGATCTGTACCATCCGACGCTGACGGCTCCTGGCTATCTGATCGCCTCGGATCGCGCTGTGACGGGCGTGGCAACCAGTGGCCCGTCGACGCCCACCGACCCGGCCTTTATCGCCCCGCAGCATCTTCCGTACTACACCGTCGCCAGCGGCAGCAGCATGGCCGCGCCGCACGTGTCGGGGGCGATTGCGCTGATGATGCAGGCCAATCCAGCGCTGACACCCGATGTGATCAAGCGCGTGCTGATCAATACTGCTACGCCGATGCCCGATTACCAGGAGTATGCGGCGGGCGCGGGCTACCTCAACGTCCGAGCGGCGGTCGATGCCGCCAGGCAGATCAAGAATATTCGTACCTATCGCGATCCACGCACCGGCAAAGAGCAGCAGGTCTACGATCAGACGACTACCTGGAGCGGTACGGTTGGTATCAGCGCTCCGGGCCTGCCCGCCACCGATAGCCGCACGATCCAGGTTGCGCCGGGCACCGTCTCGCTTGAGGTAACGGTAGACTGGAACATCATCGCCAGCGACCTCAACCTGTACCTGTACGATCCGCAGGGCGTGCTTGTCGCCAAGTCGGAAACCGTGCAGGCGGTCTATAACTACGCCAACGAGCACGTACATGTCAACTCGCCCGCAGCCGGGACCTGGACAGTGCGCGTGAGTGGCCTGCTCAACGCTCCGCAGGCGTATCGCGCCACAAGCAACGGCGTGGTGCTGGTCAATCCCTAACGCTCGCCGACTCCAGTCAAGCACGCAGCCGCGCAAAGATTATTTGCGCGGCTTTTGTTTGAGCGCGTTCGGAGCGCCGCACTCCATGTCCTGCAACTTCGTTACCTGCTCAGGAGACTTTACCGTTTTTTGATAAAAGTCCTGAGTAATGGGTTAGTTAAGCACGGGTCTAAGCAGTACTAACGGTCGATTATAAAAATTTGTAAAAATTGATTTGATGTCTCATGTATGCATACACCCTTTGGTGCCCCCACACCTCATCCCAAACTATGGTGCCCCCACACCTCATCTCACCTCTTGCTCGATGAGGAGGATTCCTATGCTATCTACTCGATCACTGCCGCTACGCGCATCCCTGGTGATGCTGGCCCTGCTCACGCTGGCGCTATTCAATTCCATGCCTGCATCTGCGGGCGCTGCACCGCCGCGCAGCGAAAGCAAGCCGCTCACTGGAACGCTCGCCGAGCGGATTAAGTTCTTGAGCCATAACGCAGGCGGCAACTTCTGCCTAACGCAAGGTCATAACGTCTATCAAAGCGCATCGTTCAACTCAGGCGTCGTTGGTTGGGTTTCGTACTATGACGTGTGGCACCACTACAATAGCTCCGGCAACTGGAGCCTCGGCTACGTAGTGACGAAATCCTGGATTCGTGGCTATATTCCGCTGGGCATTATTCAGTACGAAACATACCACGACGCGACGCGCTGCCACTAATAAACATAAGGAGTCCATGCTATGAGCACACTATATTCTCGGCTCCGATCGCGGTTCAGCCGCGTGCAGGTTGCGGCGCTGCTGGGCGCAATCGCAATCGCAAGCATGTTCAGCGTCACGACGCAGGGTGTGGCAGCGCTTGATCGTCGCTACGTCTGCTGGAGTTCATTGTGGGTGCGCAATCAGCCAGTCGGCCATGCTATCGCGATCCTCTACCGAGGCGAAGCGTTCGACCGGGAGCGCTCCACCTTCTATAATGGCGAGTACTGGAGCTATGGCTTCGCCTGGGGCGGCGAGAACGTCTGGGGCTGGGTGCAGCACGCGGGCCTGACGAGCGCGACCGGCTCGTGCTAATGAGATATGTGCACGTAGATCGGCTGAAGTTGATGCGCGGATCGAGTTTGTCGTAGCAATGCTTCGGTACGAGGTTGCACTAGAGATATAGCCGCGACGGCACCTGCTCGATGCAGGTGCCGTCGCTTACGTTTGTCACGGTAGATGATGCAAGCCTGCGCCTAGCACGACCCTGACAGCCAGACCTTAAGCGCCTCCATGCGTCGACTTTGGCCGGTGGTACCGGCGGTAGCGCCATTAGACACAGATCCTAACCATCCATGGCCCTGCACATGGGCCTGGTAGTTGATATTGCAGCCGGATGGTGCGCCAACCAGCCAGACCTTGATCGCCTCCATACGTCGGCTTTCCCCGGTTGTCCCACCGGTGGCTCCGTTACAAACGCTCGATAGCCAGCCCTTGCCTCGGACATGCGCCTGATAGCAGACGGACGCGCCAGGCATGTTTTGCAGCTTGATCTGGGCAGCCTCCATTCTCCGGCTCTGGCCGGTGGTGCCTGCTACTTGCCCGGATGTTACCCAGCCAAGCCACCCATAGCTCTGTACATGCGCCTGGTACGTCACGCTGGGGGTGGTAGATACAGGGAGCGGCAGGGTGACATCATTGGAGATCAGCGCCCAGTGCAAGTAGCCACCATAGATATTATCCCAAATATAGCCATCCAGCTCCACTCTATACGTTCCAGCGGGCGTGGTCAGCGGGAGATAAAATACGATTTGATTCCCAAAGAGCGGAGTATATCCCAGATAGCTATGAAGGCTGTTGTTCCGGTAGAGATACCAGTAGTGGTGCTCGAAACAGCATCCTGTGTTGGCGGTGAGCTTGTAGTTATTGCCGACGACGGCGACGGTAAGACTTATGCTGGTTGCCATCTTAAGTTTGCCGGTATCAAACGAGAGTTTCCGATCGACTGGCGGGATATTTTTCGTAATTTCCTCCCCTATGGGAACATCATCGCGGCTTTCGATACGTCTTGGGAAAATGCCTTCCGTGGGCGCTGCCACGTTGTCTGCGGAATCGGACGCTCGATTGACACAGTGGTCGACGTCGGCTGGCGTGAAGTAGCTCGTGAAGCTGCCATCGCGATGCACGTCAACGACCGTATTCACGCAGCCACCGAGCACAGCGTCATATCCAGCCTGGCGGCGCGGCTCAGTCTCGTCGATTGGCATCGGGCTGGCGACGATCGTCGCGTCACAGAGCGAGCGGTCGACTTCTTCTTGGGCCTCTCGCGGAGCAGTTACGATCTTAAAACAGCGGTCGGCTGAGAGGAGGTAGCCCTCGTTGGTGCCTGTCACGGAGCTAGGCTTCAGGCGTAGCGGCATCGTTTCAGTCTCGGTGATACATGCCTGGATGGCGGGGTTCGAGACTTCCAGGGTTTGGAGGACTGAGCCTACATGCGTTCCTACTAAAGCGTAGCATTGCCCTTCGATCACAACAAGATCGCGGACGGTGTACGTCTCCTCCATGGCTGATGTTCTCGTCGTCGGTAGAAAAACGGCGGCTAGCATGATGGTCATCAAGAGCTGGATAGCTTTGGTCCAACGAGCGGCTGTCATTGTCGACTCCCCTTTCAACGATGACCGAAGCGTCGTGGTATCGGTCTATCACAAGGACGTTGTTGAGGAGTACTCCCTTTCCTAGAATGATTAAAACATATTGACACCACAAGATGTGGTTGTTATACTATTTTTAAACATCATGGTTGATAGTAGTATTCCGCTTCATGCGCTCCCCTGCTATCCACTAAGGCTTCATACAGAAAGTTCAAAGTTTCAAGTTGTTCTGAGCTCTGAGTTCTTGGTTCTCCCCTTTGTGCGCCGGGTGCCATGCCCAGAGGGCACCCGCATGGCACGCTGTTCTCTGTTCTTTGTTCTCTCGTTCGCTATCCTGAAAGGAGCGGGTACACTATGATTAAAAGCTCACGCTGGTTTGGTTTCCTCCTGGCGCTTGGCCTGATCCTCGGCCTGGCAGCGCCTCTCGGTCAGAGGGCGAGCGCATCGACCATCAAGATCGACTCGTTGTT
Proteins encoded:
- a CDS encoding GNAT family N-acetyltransferase — protein: MQQDQQPIVIRPVRAEDAEAIAQITREAGVIETILALPSDRVAQREQALARLGDDEHYFVAEVAGQVLGLAGLSVGRGRLRHSGHVFLFVSQALHGRGIGTRLMEALLDLADNWLLLRRVELTVFAENERARRLYERLGFVVEGRRKMSVISQGELKDEFLMARYR
- a CDS encoding SPFH domain-containing protein, translating into MAQAPYTNQVAQGISQLAQVRAAIEEAAEVFGRKDEAGRTPIVVVPRRQNRIRWGLVIFGGFVILFGFFAAGVTSRGFVGALGFFFGALLILAGLLRSLYIQVPEGVNALLARGGKHIGVVGAGLHFIQPWVVVSHLVTRREIPYDAPVKEAPTKDNVRAAVDTSITFMVTDPYRFVYGISASGFDQVFQAACQDAIRSMVRLVTSEQVNDLARQETAGLRESLNADVEQYGVTIAKINITDARPPAEFLQSQEARQLAVLQRAEQSEKQALAQRRQADQEALARQQVVARVEREREELQVQVQQAEARRRIAELEAEAEMMRLTRLEETMRNNPHAAQREIEMARLDVARSLAGNSRAVLQVGSADEMVRAFVMRDMLHDIHTQANGVRQGDGQTQEERPAV
- a CDS encoding helix-turn-helix domain-containing protein, which gives rise to MLDTQISRLTQLGLNVYEAKAYAALLGKESFTATQVADISGVPRQRIYDILASLVERGLAISRPGKHGTKYAAVAPKLALHALLEQEQQRLSRLETITNELVDELGNQYLEGKEESSPLEYIEVLRGRTAINQRFAEIQQNCQREILIFTKPPYARPPQENVEGLETLKRHIRACSIYEYSVLQNEETRQAVDFFIRHGEEARFVEHLPLKLVIVDEEIVMFAMEDPIAGRTDLTILLIEHKQLARLVKIAFETLWGRGETFDAACARLELSVER
- a CDS encoding S8 family serine peptidase, whose amino-acid sequence is MLRLSRLLSLVLIGLLVLASLAAPHPSRATTAIIDPLLAQTLQSTAPDTPVSVIVTFESQPTTTDLSRLIAIGASVAPLRHLPMAGVLATPAQIDLIAQLSGVRSVYANQRLQYFLRESVTTIGAPGVWADYGYRGEGVGIAVLDTGIDGLHPDLQYGPKTVENVKFLGLQYAAGQDLDTLNLPVAYVEDQRNTDTTGGHGTHVAGIIGASGAASGGYYQGVAPRSNLIGLGVGDTIEIFTALAGFDWAIEHKEQYNIRVVNCSWGNIIPGFDPNNPVNVATRRVHDAGITVVFASGNSGSNTDTLNTYSVAPWVIGVAAGDKDGRNVSFFSSRGIPGSDLYHPTLTAPGYLIASDRAVTGVATSGPSTPTDPAFIAPQHLPYYTVASGSSMAAPHVSGAIALMMQANPALTPDVIKRVLINTATPMPDYQEYAAGAGYLNVRAAVDAARQIKNIRTYRDPRTGKEQQVYDQTTTWSGTVGISAPGLPATDSRTIQVAPGTVSLEVTVDWNIIASDLNLYLYDPQGVLVAKSETVQAVYNYANEHVHVNSPAAGTWTVRVSGLLNAPQAYRATSNGVVLVNP